Proteins from one Sabethes cyaneus chromosome 2, idSabCyanKW18_F2, whole genome shotgun sequence genomic window:
- the LOC128735099 gene encoding NSFL1 cofactor p47: MSSNEDLVKKFADVTGVSEDRAKFYLEAANQELQVALSSFFESDNDNPGGDAAVPVDDDSDDNNMPNDAIQFSRSDNKSKPKKPPQSSNITTLFNLNESSSDDDDEQGQAFYAGGSERSGQQVLGPPKKNPIKDYVSEIFRSAQQGNLETFDADTSPSSSSSLYVGTGYRLGQTDSDHQAIPDRNRTSGSGSDHNHEVVTLTLWRQGFSINDGELRRYEDPGNKEFFESIMRGEIPAELRARGPAMIHLDLKDNRHEDYEKRSAPFKAFAGSGQTLGSPAPKVVQSTPAAANPGNNEENEKTATSELAVDESQPMTTLQIRLADGSRLSARFNQSHTVENIRRYVTTARPQYATQNFALMTTFPSKELSDGSQTLKDAGLLNAAILQRLK, encoded by the exons ATGTCTAGCAACGAAGATTTAGTGAAAAAGTTTGCCGATGTAACGGGGGTTTCGGAGGATAGAGCTAAGTTTTATCTAGAAGCTGCAAACCAAGAATTGCAG GTGGCATTATCTAGCTTCTTTGAGAGTGACAATGACAACCCGGGAGGAGATGCCGCGGTCCCTGTAGATGATGATTCAGACGATAACAACATGCCAAATGATGCAATTCAGTTTTCTCGTTCGGATAATAAATCGAAGCCTAAAAAACCTCCGCAGTCGTCTAA TATAACAACACTGTTCAATTTAAACGAGTCCTCATCAGATGACGATGACGAACAAGGACAAGCGTTCTACGCCGGAGGATCTGAGCGTTCCGGGCAACAAGTTCTTGGACCTCCCAAAAAGAATCCGATAAAGGATTACGTGTCGGAAATATTCCGTTCGGCCCAGCAAGGGAATTTGGAAACATTCGATGCGGATACAAGTCCTAGCTCAAGCTCATCGTTGTACGTCGGAACGGGGTATAGACTTGGGCAAACAGACAGTGATCATCAGGCGATTCCGGATAGAAATCGCACTTCGGGGAGTGGATCCGATCATAACCACGAAGTAGTGACGTTGACTCTCTGGCGACAGGGATTTTCCATCAACGATGGAGAACTGCGTCGTTATGAGGATCCTGGCAACAAGGAGTTCTTTGAGTCCATTATGCGTGGAGAGATTCCTGCTGAGTTGCGAGCCAGAGGACCTGCGATGATACATTTGGATTTAAAAGACAACCGCCATGAGGATTATGAGAAGCGCTCCGCGCCGTTCAAAGCGTTCGCAGGAAGCGGCCAAACCTTGGGTAGTCCGGCACCCAAAGTAGTACAAAGTACGCCAGCCGCGGCTAATCCAGGCAATAacgaagaaaatgagaaaac TGCTACGTCCGAGTTGGCTGTTGATGAGAGTCAGCCCATGACTACCTTGCAGATCCGACTGGCAGATGGATCTCGTTTATCGGCACGCTTTAATCAAAGCCACACGGTCGAAAATATTCGGCGCTATGTTACAAC TGCCCGACCGCAATATGCAACTCAGAATTTTGCTCTGATGACTACTTTCCCCAGCAAGGAGCTTTCGGATGGTTCTCAAACATTGAAAGACGCAGGACTGCTAAATGCAGCTATATTGCAACGATTGAAGTAG
- the LOC128736987 gene encoding uncharacterized protein LOC128736987 — MRKYQQLALVIISISCLAILLAYKSENNRLKYVLEVVNIFGRNDAASLIRIDNSSHSRPAPYDFDSPLPVWQRVGNDVYVYSAFWQKNDLEVGGTVVSLAVGLEQAIVNFKCQVQHGGKDVVTGKFLFVRMDTPTGSVATPNGEIFTIYKFLCKVKRDFGHPTEVVFTDSTHSIKRFIPLRVLESKSVPQKMTITACVDLNNYLELENNFRQPSAILQYFLHHQIIGVDDFIVYNSNALDSMTTSILYNHGIKINLLPYNFPFDLTNTVQNRRLIELDCLMRNYNAAKYTFVGSINEYLYPSSRLRSNNEFLKNVAQVSSDVTQFTIATRAVCVDDRKKIFSDNLLYDVEARQESPFYIYRPQNYNRTGSQEFIKSLNVDRNVIFVHRYVEKCASKSDLYDWTTVLESDFLQYVNEIGKELNKLIYR; from the exons ATGCGAAAGTACCAGCAGCTTGCGCTGGTTATTATTTCTATCAGTTGTTTGGCGATTTTGTTGGCgtataaaagtgaaaataatcgTCTCAAATATGTACTGGAAGTAGTGAACATTTTCGGCCGCAATGATGCGGCTTCTTTGATTCGGATCGACAATAGCAGCCACTCGAGACCGGCACCGTACGATTTCGACAGCCCTCTTCCGGTTTGGCAACGGGTGGGCAATGATGTGTACGTGTATTCTGCCTTCTGGCAAAAGAACGACCTAGAGGTCGGCGGAACGGTGGTCAGTTTGGCCGTTGGATTAGAACAAGCCATTGTGAATTTCAAGTGCCAGGTCCAGCATGGCGGAAAAGATGTGGTCACGGGAAAATTCCTCTTCGTACGAATGGATACACCGACAGGATCAGTAGCGACGCCGAATGGAGAAATTTTCACCATCTATAAGTTTCTGTGTAAAGTTAAGCGAGATTTTGGTCATCCGACTGAAGTTGTTTTTACCGATTCTACGCATTCtataaaaag GTTTATCCCATTACGGGTACTGGAGAGTAAATCAGTTCCACAAAAGATGACAATCACTGCCTGTGTGGATTTGAACAATTATCTGGAATTGGAAAATAACTTTCGTCAACCGTCCGCTATTCTTCAATATTTCCTTCATCATCAAATCATCGGAGTCGATGACTTCATTGTCTACAATAGCAATGCACTAGACTCAATGACGACCTCTATTCTCTACAATCACGGTATCAAAATCAATCTATTGCCTTATAATTTCCCCTTTGATTTGACCAACACCGTGCAAAATCGACGCCTCATCGAACTAGACTGCTTGATGCGAAATTATAATGCTGCCAAATATACCTTTGTCGGTTCAATCAACGAGTATCTCTATCCTAGCTCTCGACTTCGTAGCAACAACGAGTTCCTCAAGAATGTCGCACAGGTATCGAGCGATGTTACTCAGTTCACGATTGCTACGCGTGCCGTCTGCGTCGACGACAGAAAGAAAATTTTCTCCGATAACCTGCTGTACGACGTGGAAGCGCGACAGGAAAGTCCGTTCTATATTTATCGACCGCAGAACTATAACCGGACCGGATCTCAGGAATTTATTAAATCTCTTAACGTCGATAGAAACGTAATATTCGTCCATCGCTACGTAGAAAAATGTGCCAGCAAGTCGGATTTGTACGACTGGACCACCGTGCTGGAAAGTGATTTCCTCCAGTACGTAAACGAGATCGGAAAAGAGCTGAACAAGTTGATCTACAGATAA
- the LOC128736475 gene encoding transmembrane protein 161B, producing the protein MALLGAQMVITLVMVSVIQKVSPHFSLAKWILCSTGLLRYLHPTDDELRKLSGVPREKGKSKKDKRGNGHVEFSEKPSTFHVPRSLDVQLESIGISPYDIVHLRYYTEYQWMVDFSLYASIVYILSEAFHFFFPLKEEFNLSMLWCLLVIFFAFKLLASLTIQYFQSEESIGERSTCIVTGLVYLLIAMIILIVPETTLEVGLDRAYKSFNDSASVFLESQGLQSSGPASKIVVKFFIAVTCGILGALFTFPGLRMARMHWDSLKLCQDRVWLKFWLNLSFAMPFLLVILWIKPLSRDYLTVRVFSGMSAPLLSSEAFETIRLAAVVFAVLLRFIMMPVYLQAYLNLAYHRIEDQKKEAGRITNVDLQKKITSIFYYLCVVTLQYVAPILMCLYFALMYKTLGEYTWTGFLKEAIPVDECSADLETQLAMEAATRAMTTATAENNVAATIDDASVLSTAQSLQLSLHSLKGIFTKDVYRGILGFATWWCCFIWFAATSLGMVYQSYFTKT; encoded by the exons ATG GCTCTGCTGGGAGCGCAAATGGTAATTACGCTGGTCATGGTCAGCGTAATCCAGAAGGTTAGTCCACACTTTTCGCTCGCCAAGTGGATTCTCTGCTCGACCGGTTTGCTGCGCTACCTTCATCCAACGGACGATGAACTGCGGAAGCTCTCGGGGGTTCCACGGGAGAAGGGTAAATCGAAAAAAGACAAACGAGGCAACGGGCATGTTGAATTCAGCGAGAAACCATCGACCTTCCATGTTCCGCGAAGTTTAGATGTGCAGCTAGAAAGTATTGGCATATCGCCGTACGACATTGTCCATCTGAGATACTATACCGAATACCAGTGGATGGTGGACTTCAGTTTGTATGCTTCCATCGTTTATATTCTCTCGGAAGCGTTTCACTTTTTCTTTCCGTTGAAGgaagagtttaatttaagtaTGCTCTGGTGCCTGCTAGTGATTTTCTTCGCTTT CAAACTTTTGGCGTCACTTACCATTCAGTATTTTCAAAGCGAGGAATCAATCGGGGAACGTTCAACGTGTATTGTCACCGGACTGGTGTATTTACTGATTGCAATGATAATTTTGATTGTACCGGAAACTACCCTGGAGGTGGGATTAGATCGGGCCTACAAAAGTTTTAATGACAGTGCCTCGGTTTTTCTTGAATCACAAGGACTTCAATCTTC TGGTCCAGCTTCAAAAATCGTGGTCAAGTTCTTCATAGCCGTTACTTGTGGCATCCTTGGTGCACTGTTTACGTTCCCAGGCCTTCGAATGGCCAGGATGCATTGGGATTCACTGAA GCTGTGCCAGGACAGAGTGTGGCTCAAGTTTTGGCTTAATTTAAGTTTTGCTATGCCTTTCCTTTTGGTTATTCTTTGGATCAAACCGCTGAGCCGAGACTATCTTACAGTACGAGTCTTTTCTGGAATGTCTGCACCACT CCTTTCATCAGAAGCATTTGAAACGATACGCTTGGCTGCGGTAGTGTTTGCGGTTTTGCTTCGGTTTATTATGATGCCAGTATATCTGCAAGCGTATCTGAATCTAGCTTACCATCGAATTGAGGACCAAAAGAAAGAAGCTGGCAGGATAACCAATGTGGAtctgcagaaaaaaatcacttcCATTTTCTACTATCTGTGCGTCGTGACACTGCAGTATGTAGCGCCAATCCTCATGTGTTTATACTTCGCACTtatgtacaaaactttgggcgAGTACACCTGGACAGGGTTCCTTAAGGAGGCAATCCCTGTGGATGAGTGTTCAGCGGATTTAGAAACGCAATTAGCCATGGAAGCTGCCACTAGAGCGATGACGACTGCGACGGCAGAGAACAATGTTGCCGCAACGATCGACGACGCCAGTGTACTATCCACTGCGCAATCCCTTCAGTTGTCTTTACACAGCTTAAAAGGAATTTTCACCAAAGACGTATATCGGGGAATACTGGGTTTCGCAACCTGGTGGTGCTGCTTCATTTGGTTTGCTGCCACTTCACTAGGAATGGTTTATCAGTCGTACTTTACCAAGACATAA